A portion of the Desulfovibrio sp. Huiquan2017 genome contains these proteins:
- a CDS encoding TIGR02186 family protein: protein MNKFAYLCAALLAVLILSAPAHAAAAVKMTLRPNLVAIGTGYDGTKVTITGRIPQGTSAVIRLLGEPRDKTFKKKGKALGLLWMNLGAVEVKGVPDVFLMGTDGMSDMDWEHSDLAFRSVKGDTEDWLYDEFIKLMEQDGFYAVENGVIQYTGKEDGVRSFRAELAVPSAMHQGVYRVEVLAVKDGKIVDMAAEELHAKLVGLPAFLAKLAFDHSLLYGVAAVIIAILAGLFMSMVFKERGGAH, encoded by the coding sequence ATGAATAAGTTCGCATACCTTTGCGCGGCCCTGCTGGCCGTCCTGATCCTGTCCGCCCCGGCCCATGCCGCGGCCGCAGTCAAAATGACTCTGCGCCCCAACCTTGTGGCCATCGGCACCGGCTACGACGGGACCAAGGTGACCATCACCGGCCGGATCCCCCAAGGCACCAGCGCGGTTATCCGCCTGCTCGGCGAGCCGCGCGACAAGACCTTTAAAAAGAAGGGCAAGGCGCTGGGCCTGCTGTGGATGAACCTTGGCGCGGTGGAGGTGAAGGGCGTTCCCGACGTCTTCCTGATGGGCACGGACGGCATGTCCGACATGGACTGGGAACACTCGGACCTTGCCTTCCGCTCGGTCAAGGGCGATACCGAAGATTGGCTCTATGACGAGTTTATCAAGCTCATGGAGCAGGACGGCTTCTACGCGGTGGAAAACGGCGTGATCCAGTATACCGGTAAGGAGGACGGCGTACGCTCCTTCCGGGCCGAACTGGCCGTGCCGTCGGCTATGCACCAGGGGGTGTACCGGGTGGAAGTCCTGGCCGTGAAGGACGGCAAGATCGTGGATATGGCCGCCGAGGAATTGCACGCCAAGCTCGTCGGGCTGCCCGCCTTCCTGGCCAAGCTCGCCTTCGACCACTCGCTGCTCTACGGCGTGGCCGCCGTGATCATCGCCATTCTGGCCGGGTTGTTCATGAGCATGGTCTTCAAGGAACGCGGGGGCGCCCACTAG
- a CDS encoding sulfite exporter TauE/SafE family protein: MFHMYLPIAGNSVNVFLVFALGGFVGLLSGIFGVGGGFLMTPLLIMFGIPPTVAAASDSNQIVGASTSGCLAHYRLGNVDFKMGILLLIGGVLGGFGGVQVIKILRAMGNADFLINVTYVLMLGGVGAYMFIESVQSLRKRAPEAGAPAKPVKKSCYAAMMEKLPFQTDFVKSGVRLSMLMPLVLGVLVGVLAAIMGVGGGFIMVPIMVYLLRMPMHVVVGTSLFQILFTCINVTILQSYTNHTVDFVLAVLLLLGSTLGAQFGTRISRKLKGEQLKILLATLVLAVMVKMLLNLLVTPDVLLAVTGGH; this comes from the coding sequence ATGTTTCATATGTATCTTCCCATCGCCGGGAACAGCGTCAACGTGTTCCTGGTATTCGCCCTGGGAGGGTTCGTCGGCCTGTTGTCCGGCATCTTCGGTGTCGGCGGCGGGTTCTTGATGACGCCGCTTCTGATCATGTTCGGCATCCCGCCGACCGTGGCCGCGGCTTCGGATTCCAACCAGATCGTGGGCGCGTCCACCTCGGGCTGCCTGGCCCACTACCGGCTGGGCAACGTGGATTTCAAGATGGGCATCCTACTCCTCATCGGCGGCGTGCTCGGCGGCTTCGGCGGCGTCCAGGTGATCAAGATCCTGCGGGCCATGGGCAATGCCGATTTCTTGATTAACGTCACCTACGTGCTCATGCTCGGCGGCGTGGGGGCGTACATGTTCATTGAATCCGTGCAGAGCCTGCGCAAGAGGGCCCCCGAGGCGGGCGCGCCGGCCAAGCCGGTCAAGAAGTCGTGCTATGCGGCCATGATGGAGAAGCTTCCCTTCCAGACCGACTTCGTCAAGTCCGGGGTGCGGCTGTCCATGCTCATGCCCCTGGTGCTCGGCGTCCTGGTGGGCGTTCTCGCGGCCATCATGGGCGTGGGCGGCGGATTCATCATGGTCCCGATCATGGTCTACCTGTTGCGCATGCCCATGCACGTGGTCGTGGGCACCAGCCTGTTCCAGATTCTGTTCACCTGCATCAACGTGACCATCCTGCAATCCTACACCAACCACACCGTGGACTTCGTCCTGGCGGTCCTGCTCCTGCTCGGCTCCACCCTGGGCGCGCAGTTCGGCACCCGCATCAGCCGCAAGCTCAAGGGCGAACAGCTCAAGATCCTGCTGGCTACTCTGGTCCTGGCCGTCATGGTCAAGATGTTGCTCAACCTGCTGGTCACGCCCGACGTGCTGCTGGCCGTCACCGGAGGTCACTAG
- a CDS encoding universal stress protein translates to MKNVLIVVDKSESSLWLAYYAMGLTRRMAVNVSILLVADDEFDGAGDTEEWIGSPEKRLESILAEGRFEGARLDYYVVRGRMEEEIPKFIRENNVTKLFIGAPPSGRQSLYSKLMKVIDAVNTTTRCEVEVVQKVSAHGKRK, encoded by the coding sequence ATGAAGAACGTATTGATCGTGGTGGACAAATCGGAATCCAGCCTGTGGCTCGCCTATTACGCCATGGGGTTGACCCGGCGCATGGCCGTCAACGTCTCCATCCTTCTGGTGGCGGACGATGAATTCGACGGGGCCGGGGACACCGAGGAGTGGATCGGGTCGCCCGAAAAGCGGCTGGAGTCGATCCTGGCCGAAGGGCGCTTTGAGGGCGCACGTCTCGATTACTACGTGGTCCGGGGACGGATGGAGGAGGAGATTCCCAAGTTCATCCGTGAGAACAACGTGACCAAACTCTTCATCGGGGCCCCGCCGTCGGGCCGCCAATCCCTGTATTCCAAGCTGATGAAGGTGATTGACGCGGTAAACACCACCACCCGCTGCGAGGTGGAGGTGGTGCAGAAGGTGTCCGCGCACGGCAAGCGCAAGTGA
- a CDS encoding sigma-54 dependent transcriptional regulator: MRFRAAVIDDEAQAAKMVGRALEKLGFEVETFGLGHNFLARMAERPFQLAFIDLKLPDMDGIEILEAVKTGFENVEAVIITGHGSIASAVEATAKGAANYIVKPFRLQEIRAVAREALEKLELREENRRLKEALDEVPPLKDFLGASQVMLDVFAMIRKVAPVNCTVLLQADTGTGKERAAKAIHDLSPRKSKTFVSFNCGGFTEELISSELFGHEKGAFTGATATKIGLLESANGGTVFLDEIGEMPLNMQVKLLHVIQDRRILRVGGTQPIDLDIRIIAATNRDLQEAMAAGQFREDLFYRLNVVRIYLPTLAERREDIPLLADHFLATFNARFGKAVASISPQAMEVLTQYNYPGNVRELENIIQRAVALADGEIIGLRELPPDLLNLTFSNLGTPGLLPLEEVEKRHIQRVLEATGHNKGLASSILGIPRTTLWRRLKKFGLDADED; this comes from the coding sequence ATGCGATTTCGCGCGGCGGTTATCGACGACGAGGCGCAGGCGGCGAAAATGGTCGGCAGGGCGCTGGAGAAGCTCGGCTTCGAAGTGGAGACTTTCGGGCTGGGCCACAACTTTTTGGCGCGCATGGCGGAACGGCCCTTTCAGCTCGCCTTCATCGACCTGAAGCTGCCGGATATGGACGGCATCGAGATACTGGAGGCGGTCAAGACCGGGTTCGAGAACGTGGAGGCCGTGATCATCACCGGCCACGGGTCCATCGCCTCGGCCGTGGAGGCCACGGCCAAGGGTGCGGCCAACTACATCGTCAAGCCGTTCCGGTTGCAGGAAATCAGGGCCGTGGCCCGGGAGGCCCTGGAAAAGCTCGAACTGCGCGAGGAGAACCGGCGGCTCAAGGAGGCCCTGGACGAAGTCCCGCCGCTGAAGGACTTTCTCGGGGCCAGCCAGGTCATGCTCGACGTCTTCGCCATGATCCGCAAGGTCGCGCCGGTCAACTGCACGGTCCTGCTCCAGGCCGACACCGGCACGGGCAAGGAGCGCGCGGCCAAGGCCATCCACGACCTCTCGCCGCGCAAGAGCAAGACCTTCGTCTCCTTCAACTGCGGCGGATTCACCGAGGAGCTTATCTCCAGCGAGCTGTTCGGCCACGAGAAGGGCGCCTTCACCGGGGCCACGGCCACCAAGATCGGACTGCTCGAATCGGCCAACGGCGGCACGGTCTTCCTGGACGAGATCGGCGAGATGCCCCTGAACATGCAGGTCAAGCTGCTTCACGTCATCCAGGACCGTCGCATCCTGCGCGTGGGCGGCACCCAGCCCATCGACCTCGACATCCGCATCATCGCGGCCACCAATCGGGATCTCCAGGAGGCCATGGCCGCCGGGCAGTTCCGCGAGGATCTCTTCTACCGTCTCAACGTGGTGCGCATCTACCTGCCCACCCTGGCCGAGCGGCGCGAGGACATCCCGCTCCTGGCCGACCACTTCCTGGCCACCTTCAACGCCCGGTTCGGCAAGGCGGTCGCCTCCATTTCGCCCCAGGCCATGGAGGTCCTGACCCAGTATAACTACCCGGGCAACGTCCGCGAACTCGAAAACATCATCCAGCGCGCCGTGGCCCTGGCCGACGGCGAGATCATCGGCCTGCGCGAGCTGCCGCCCGACCTGCTCAACCTGACCTTCAGCAATCTGGGCACCCCGGGCCTGCTCCCCCTGGAAGAGGTCGAAAAACGGCATATCCAGCGCGTGCTCGAAGCCACCGGCCACAACAAGGGGCTGGCCAGCTCCATCCTGGGCATCCCCCGGACCACCTTGTGGCGACGGCTCAAGAAATTCGGCCTGGACGCGGACGAAGACTAG
- a CDS encoding ATP-binding protein, with translation MQSLKIKVLLVGVAFILFMLLTMGMYWWNIVAFRERLTVMDEFHDVVSDILETRRYEKNFMFYPEPGSLGEALVYLDRAEHTVTLLKPKIEEITGRGIYDGLLDDIAEYRGLLHALANGDASVADDTRQHGARLVEGAQSLLTTKKQTIHDALDRILFMPLAVMSLILISITAVYLWQARKILDRLNYVQRAADGVAKGDYEAVQHLTSQDPISMMMRSAFQSMAAQLDERQEQLVEARKLVSIGTLTSGIAHELNNPLNNVSLTADTLLEELEDLPEEEVRELLGDIINETGRASEVVRNLLDFSREEERPLARLSMNNVIRQTLKLVGNQLSLNGIKVQTDLPEGLPDIHGDMHYLQQVFINLFLNADQAMEKGGTLGVRVRRDGERLCVDVSDTGCGMDKDTLSRIFDPFFTTKPVGKGTGLGLSIIYGILKKHGGAIDVHSEEGTGTTFTVCLPVLADEPDFKEA, from the coding sequence ATGCAGTCGTTGAAGATCAAGGTCCTTCTGGTGGGCGTCGCCTTTATCCTGTTCATGCTCCTGACCATGGGCATGTATTGGTGGAACATCGTGGCCTTCCGTGAGCGGCTGACCGTCATGGACGAGTTCCACGACGTGGTCTCGGACATCCTGGAGACCCGGCGGTACGAGAAGAACTTCATGTTCTACCCCGAGCCGGGCAGCCTGGGCGAGGCCCTGGTCTACCTGGACCGCGCCGAGCACACCGTGACCCTGCTCAAGCCCAAGATCGAGGAGATCACGGGCCGGGGGATCTACGACGGCCTGCTCGACGACATCGCCGAATACCGCGGGCTGCTGCATGCCTTGGCCAACGGCGACGCGTCCGTGGCGGACGATACCCGGCAGCACGGCGCCCGGCTGGTGGAAGGGGCCCAGTCCCTGCTCACGACCAAGAAGCAGACCATCCACGACGCCCTGGACCGCATCCTGTTCATGCCCCTGGCGGTTATGTCCCTGATCCTCATATCCATTACCGCGGTCTATCTCTGGCAGGCGCGCAAGATCCTGGACCGCTTGAATTACGTCCAGCGGGCCGCCGACGGCGTGGCCAAGGGCGACTACGAGGCTGTCCAGCACCTGACCAGCCAGGACCCCATCTCGATGATGATGCGCTCAGCCTTCCAGTCCATGGCCGCCCAGTTGGACGAGCGCCAGGAGCAACTCGTCGAAGCCCGCAAGCTGGTCTCCATCGGCACCCTGACCTCGGGCATCGCGCATGAGCTGAACAACCCGCTGAACAACGTTTCCCTGACCGCCGACACCCTCCTGGAGGAGCTGGAGGATCTGCCCGAGGAGGAGGTCCGCGAATTGCTCGGCGATATCATCAACGAGACGGGCCGGGCCTCCGAGGTGGTCCGCAACCTCCTGGACTTCTCGCGCGAGGAGGAGCGGCCCCTGGCCCGGTTGAGCATGAACAACGTCATCCGCCAGACCCTCAAGCTGGTGGGCAACCAGCTCTCCCTGAACGGTATCAAGGTGCAGACCGACCTGCCCGAGGGGCTGCCGGACATCCACGGCGACATGCACTACCTGCAACAGGTCTTCATCAATCTTTTTCTCAACGCGGATCAGGCCATGGAAAAGGGCGGCACCCTCGGCGTCAGGGTCCGGCGCGACGGGGAACGGCTGTGCGTGGACGTGTCCGACACCGGCTGCGGCATGGACAAGGACACCCTGAGCCGTATCTTCGACCCGTTCTTCACCACCAAGCCGGTGGGCAAGGGCACGGGGCTGGGGCTTTCCATCATCTACGGCATTCTCAAGAAGCACGGCGGGGCCATCGACGTGCACAGCGAGGAGGGAACGGGCACGACGTTTACCGTCTGTTTGCCCGTGCTGGCCGACGAACCCGACTTCAAGGAGGCGTGA
- a CDS encoding iron-containing alcohol dehydrogenase, whose protein sequence is MDIFKFAIPEVIFGRGSLQYASICAKRLGASKIFVVSDPGVEKAGWVEALLDILRRENLDFVYFNDVMPNPRDFEIQNGAALYRQEEADVVMALGGGSPMDAAKGIALIVSNGGSIADYEGANLVRRPLPPMVFIPTTMGSESNISQFTVVSDMERRVKMTIISRTLVPNISITDPLLLETLTREQIIPPLFDSLAHAVESYVSPIANPFTESWSLKGLDLLMQHIRPALEYRRLEDLEQLAIAGTSSGMAFTNASVGLGHALAHALGGMHDVVHGMAHSLLLPSVMRYNLPVCEDKMAKMGEIITGKRLRTAEATALAGIEALERLREEIGLPCRLREILPDRTMLPQASHNAVKDICLLTNPRPADWKDILNIYYEMW, encoded by the coding sequence GTGGACATATTCAAGTTCGCTATACCGGAAGTGATTTTCGGCCGGGGAAGCCTGCAATATGCCAGTATTTGCGCCAAACGTCTGGGGGCGTCCAAGATTTTCGTGGTCTCGGACCCCGGCGTGGAGAAGGCGGGCTGGGTGGAGGCCCTGCTCGACATCCTGCGCCGGGAAAACCTCGATTTCGTCTACTTCAACGACGTAATGCCCAACCCGCGCGACTTCGAGATCCAGAACGGGGCGGCGCTCTATCGTCAGGAGGAGGCGGACGTGGTCATGGCCCTGGGCGGCGGCAGCCCCATGGACGCGGCCAAGGGCATCGCCCTGATCGTCAGCAACGGGGGCTCCATCGCCGACTACGAGGGCGCCAACCTGGTGCGCCGCCCCCTGCCTCCCATGGTCTTCATCCCCACCACCATGGGCAGTGAGTCGAACATTTCCCAGTTCACGGTAGTCTCGGATATGGAACGGCGGGTCAAAATGACCATCATCAGCCGGACCCTGGTGCCGAACATCTCAATCACCGACCCGCTACTCCTGGAAACCCTGACCCGGGAGCAAATCATCCCGCCGCTGTTCGACTCCCTGGCCCATGCCGTGGAGTCCTACGTCTCGCCCATTGCGAATCCGTTCACCGAGTCGTGGAGCCTCAAGGGGCTGGACCTGCTCATGCAGCACATCCGCCCCGCTTTGGAATACCGTCGGCTGGAGGATCTCGAGCAACTGGCCATAGCGGGGACCTCGTCGGGCATGGCCTTCACCAACGCCAGCGTGGGACTCGGGCACGCCCTGGCCCACGCCCTGGGCGGCATGCACGACGTGGTCCACGGCATGGCCCATTCCCTGCTGCTGCCCAGCGTCATGCGCTACAACCTGCCCGTCTGCGAGGACAAGATGGCCAAGATGGGCGAAATCATCACCGGCAAGCGACTGAGGACCGCCGAGGCCACGGCCCTGGCGGGCATCGAAGCCCTGGAGCGGCTGCGCGAGGAGATCGGCCTCCCCTGCCGCCTGCGGGAGATACTGCCCGACCGGACCATGCTGCCCCAGGCCAGCCACAACGCGGTCAAGGACATCTGCCTGCTGACCAACCCCCGGCCGGCGGACTGGAAGGATATCCTGAACATCTACTACGAGATGTGGTGA
- a CDS encoding ATP-binding protein, translating into MTKENGNGDPVPGTRARLEDIIGIESIKLGFFKEVQKTINELKASNIELEQKRRDVQDILNGIPDVVAVVSPDYLVLSVNSAFSDTYGDRDPIGLPCYKVFKGAKRPCSPCPLVMTREEGRKVCRQLQIMNVDGENRQIECSAALMPGTGETPGKVLLLHRDVTVEKQYQAKYFQAERMATVGVLAEGVAHEINNPLTSIRGFAEALYSHLERMGGCLKGGEPCVELLETYDEYLDIILKECHRCSEIVQNLLSFGHRDVRTMSIVNINNLILNCLKLLHPRLSALPPGIIRLALSEEEPCVMGHPGELMQVALNLILNALYEIRDIGTIDISTRVNGSMILLRVSDTGGGIAPEVIDKLFEPFFTTKPAGQGIGIGLSTCYNIIMKHGGEITASNAPGAGAIFEVILPLLEE; encoded by the coding sequence ATGACCAAGGAAAACGGTAACGGCGACCCCGTCCCCGGGACCCGCGCGCGCCTTGAGGACATCATCGGCATCGAGTCCATCAAGCTCGGGTTCTTCAAGGAAGTCCAGAAGACCATCAACGAGCTCAAGGCCTCGAACATCGAGCTGGAACAGAAGCGGCGCGACGTCCAGGACATCCTCAACGGCATCCCGGACGTGGTGGCCGTGGTCTCGCCGGACTACCTTGTGCTCTCGGTGAACAGCGCCTTTTCCGACACCTACGGCGACCGCGATCCCATCGGCTTGCCCTGTTACAAGGTCTTCAAGGGCGCCAAGCGGCCCTGTTCGCCCTGCCCCCTGGTCATGACCCGGGAAGAGGGCCGCAAGGTCTGCCGCCAATTGCAGATCATGAACGTAGACGGCGAAAACCGGCAAATCGAGTGTTCGGCCGCGCTCATGCCCGGCACCGGAGAAACCCCGGGCAAGGTCCTGCTTCTGCATCGCGACGTCACCGTGGAAAAGCAGTACCAGGCCAAATATTTCCAGGCCGAGCGCATGGCCACCGTGGGCGTGCTGGCGGAGGGCGTGGCCCATGAGATCAACAACCCCCTGACCTCCATCCGGGGGTTCGCCGAGGCCCTCTATAGCCATCTCGAGCGGATGGGAGGCTGCCTTAAGGGCGGCGAGCCGTGCGTGGAACTACTTGAAACATATGACGAATACCTGGACATCATACTCAAGGAATGCCACCGCTGCTCGGAGATCGTCCAGAATCTGCTCAGCTTCGGGCACCGCGACGTGCGCACCATGTCCATCGTCAATATCAACAATCTCATCCTCAACTGCCTGAAGCTGCTCCACCCCCGCCTATCCGCCCTGCCGCCCGGGATCATCCGGCTGGCCCTGTCCGAGGAGGAGCCGTGCGTCATGGGCCATCCCGGCGAGCTGATGCAGGTGGCCCTGAACCTGATCCTCAACGCCCTGTACGAGATACGCGACATCGGGACCATCGACATCTCCACCCGGGTGAACGGAAGCATGATCCTGCTGCGGGTCTCGGACACGGGCGGGGGCATCGCGCCCGAGGTCATCGACAAGCTCTTCGAGCCGTTCTTCACCACCAAACCAGCGGGCCAGGGCATCGGCATCGGCCTGTCCACCTGTTACAACATCATCATGAAGCACGGCGGCGAGATCACCGCCTCGAACGCCCCCGGCGCGGGTGCGATCTTCGAGGTCATCCTGCCCTTGCTTGAGGAATAA
- a CDS encoding sigma-54 dependent transcriptional regulator: MAKPEINRVLVVDDEPFIRKLAERELARPGREVTTAATAAQALRLAKRGGFDVVLLDVRLPDGNGNRLLEHFRETLPDVEVIMITGYTQVDSAVEAMKAGAYDYVTKPFSLDRMNLLVDRAFQRRLMQRELRSLRRTKGGKPRQPIIGTSAPMRQIGFLVDKVAPTDAPVLITGESGVGKNVVVNVLHDRSARADMPLIIKNCGAFNKELLRSELFGYCKGAFTGADSSQEGVLAQADKGTLFFDEVGELPLEVQAMLLRVFESQRYRRVGDREERGVDVRFLFATNRDLAREVEDGRFHEALYHRLNVFRIDIPPLRERKEDIPPLIEHFLHNLYPDRPPYRLSKRAGQSMITYNWPGNVRELRNVIERGIILAENDLITTKCLPSDIARSLEEGENCAPLPTLEQQEKRYILRVMEHVGQNRTQAARILGIGRKTLYRKLLAFAEK; the protein is encoded by the coding sequence ATGGCGAAGCCAGAGATCAACCGCGTCCTGGTAGTGGACGACGAGCCCTTCATCCGCAAGCTGGCCGAACGCGAGCTGGCCCGGCCGGGCAGGGAAGTGACCACTGCGGCCACGGCGGCCCAGGCCCTGCGCCTGGCCAAGCGGGGCGGTTTCGACGTGGTCCTGTTGGACGTGCGCCTGCCCGACGGCAACGGCAACCGGTTGCTGGAGCATTTCCGCGAGACCCTGCCCGATGTGGAGGTCATCATGATCACCGGCTACACCCAGGTGGACAGCGCGGTGGAGGCCATGAAAGCCGGGGCCTACGACTACGTGACCAAGCCGTTTTCCCTGGATCGCATGAACCTGCTCGTGGACCGGGCCTTCCAGCGTCGGCTCATGCAGCGGGAACTGCGCAGCCTGCGCCGAACCAAGGGAGGCAAGCCGAGACAGCCGATCATCGGGACCTCGGCTCCCATGCGCCAGATAGGCTTCCTGGTGGACAAGGTAGCGCCCACGGACGCCCCCGTGCTCATCACCGGCGAAAGCGGCGTGGGCAAAAACGTGGTCGTCAACGTCCTGCACGACCGCAGCGCCCGGGCGGACATGCCGCTCATCATCAAGAACTGCGGCGCATTCAACAAGGAACTGTTGCGCAGCGAGTTGTTCGGCTACTGCAAGGGAGCCTTCACCGGAGCCGACTCCTCCCAGGAAGGCGTCCTGGCCCAGGCGGACAAGGGGACCCTGTTCTTCGACGAGGTGGGCGAACTGCCGCTGGAGGTCCAGGCCATGCTCCTGCGCGTTTTCGAGTCCCAGCGCTACCGCCGCGTGGGCGACCGCGAAGAGCGCGGCGTGGACGTGCGATTCCTGTTCGCCACCAACCGCGACTTGGCCCGGGAAGTGGAGGACGGCCGCTTTCACGAGGCCCTCTACCACCGGCTGAACGTCTTCCGCATCGACATCCCGCCGCTTCGGGAGCGCAAGGAGGACATCCCCCCGCTCATAGAGCACTTCCTGCACAACCTCTACCCGGACCGGCCACCCTATCGGCTGTCCAAGCGGGCCGGGCAGAGCATGATCACCTACAACTGGCCGGGCAATGTCCGCGAACTGCGCAACGTCATCGAACGGGGCATCATCCTGGCCGAGAACGATCTGATCACCACCAAATGCCTGCCCTCGGACATCGCCCGTTCCCTGGAGGAAGGCGAGAACTGCGCTCCGCTGCCCACCCTGGAGCAGCAGGAAAAGCGCTACATCCTGCGGGTCATGGAACATGTCGGCCAAAACCGCACCCAGGCGGCGCGCATCCTCGGCATCGGACGCAAGACCCTGTACCGCAAGTTGCTCGCCTTCGCGGAGAAGTAG
- a CDS encoding DUF599 domain-containing protein — protein MQNLFAPHLMDIICLAASAGLFSSHHLYVRHKLKTNPTYSLYGATTLARTAWVVNVMEEKNDILAVQTLRNSTMAATFLASTSILLAVGLLTLSGQADKLGETWHALNLFGSRAESTITLKLLVILGNLFIAFFNFSFAIRLFSHVGFLINTPPEEGSYGASITFVAMELNKAGSYFHMGMRAYYFLVPLIFWLFSPLFMLVATITLVALMSRIEKTPPLDCEYLGGLFKNSCPMPRE, from the coding sequence ATGCAGAACCTTTTCGCCCCGCACCTTATGGACATCATCTGCCTGGCGGCGTCCGCCGGGCTCTTCTCGTCCCACCACCTGTACGTGCGCCACAAACTCAAGACCAATCCGACCTATTCCCTGTACGGTGCCACCACCCTGGCCAGGACGGCCTGGGTGGTCAACGTCATGGAGGAGAAAAACGACATCCTGGCCGTGCAGACCCTGCGCAATTCGACCATGGCCGCCACCTTCCTGGCCTCCACCTCCATCCTCCTGGCCGTGGGGCTGCTGACCCTGTCCGGCCAGGCCGACAAGCTGGGCGAGACCTGGCATGCCCTGAACCTCTTCGGCTCCAGGGCGGAAAGCACCATCACCCTCAAGCTCCTGGTCATCCTCGGGAACCTGTTCATCGCCTTCTTCAACTTTTCATTCGCCATCCGGCTGTTCAGCCACGTCGGTTTCTTGATCAACACCCCGCCCGAGGAAGGGAGCTACGGGGCGTCCATCACCTTCGTGGCCATGGAGCTGAACAAGGCGGGCAGCTATTTCCACATGGGCATGCGCGCCTACTACTTCCTGGTGCCGCTCATCTTCTGGCTGTTCAGTCCCCTGTTCATGCTCGTGGCCACCATCACCCTGGTGGCGCTCATGTCGCGGATCGAAAAAACCCCGCCCCTGGACTGCGAATACCTCGGGGGCCTGTTCAAGAATTCCTGTCCCATGCCGCGCGAATAG